The following is a genomic window from Primulina huaijiensis isolate GDHJ02 unplaced genomic scaffold, ASM1229523v2 scaffold27569_ERROPOS136363+, whole genome shotgun sequence.
AATGGGAAAACAAGCTTTTCTGGACTACCTTTCGAGCACAATTCATACTGATGATTGACTGCAATGTGGAATCAATTTAAACTTTTTAACATTTTTCTTCCTTCTCAGAGAAACTAATTGAGATATATTAACATTAAAGGATGAAGAATAATGCCCTAACAACAATTAGATGGAGCACAATAGTGGAAATAGGATAAGTATGCTGAAACAAGATTTCGAGAAGTTAATTTCTAAAAAACATAATAGGAAAACTTTAAAAGCAAGAGAGGCCACCACCCTAGCTAGACCCTGTTTCCCTGGTCACTGTTGTTATATGGGCATAgactaaaaaaaatacaaccaATAAACATGtcataaaacacaaaatgaaaTGTCTATATACCGCCCGAAAAAAAATTGTGGAATTTACTACCTGTGCAACAATTCGATCAATAGTATCAGCGGTGGAGTTGAAAGTCTTGAGGAAGTAATCAGTCCCCCACTTGATAATttctttgacatggttgagttCTCCAGCAGCTTCATACTTTGCACTGTATTCAATCACACTCCAACTCAACATAGTCATGGCAAAAGATTGAGGGAAATTGAACTTGATTGCATCCCCAGCATCATAGTAGCCACCAGCCAGATCTTTAAATATAGTCGAGGAATCGGACTTCCCATCATTTACACATGAGTTTCCCCTCCATGACACATTATTGTGCTTCGGTAGTTTTCCAGCTGGAAATAAAAACCATTCAGCCATCGATTATTGATGGGATAATTTGAAGATGTTTATGTAAATTATTTCAAAGTGAGaacaaatacaaaataattGCTAGTGAAGCTCGTTGTACTGACATTTACAAAACTAGACTTCAATACACATACCAGAACTTCGCTAAAAAGGGGCGAGCCAGGTTTAGCGGAGTGACTCGATATAGTCGAGgacaaatcaattatttttgggAAGATTACACCTAAATTTTGTTCGAGGGGAGCAAGATTGGCCCTTCTCGTCCCACGCTAGGTCCACCCCCATATCGTCCGCGGCAATGTGAAAAATATCGATggaaacataatattattaagAAACGTAATTTCCTTATCAATATACGCTAAGCGCCCTTGGTTCCTTACGGTGAGGAATTgctttattaaaattttacacAGAGAATTGATTAGAGAAAACTTCTGGCTTGGCCTCTATGCATCAAAGCCATTCATGTTCTCTTCACACAGAAATTCATCAGATTCAGTAAACCCAATAATCAgaataaaacccaaaaaaaaattacaagaaaatGGTATACTCACAGCGCTGAGCATTAAAGAACATGAGAGCCTTCTGCAGGGCGAGGGTGTAATTATCCGGCGGCGGCGGTCGGTGGTGGTGCCGTGGAACTGTCTTAACGATCAAGGAAATAAATCCAGCCAACAATCCAACACCCAAAATAACTCCCACCGTCCACAAAAAGATCTTCCTGCTAACAATAATGCAGCCCAGATCAACATACCTCTTCTTCTTCTGCTCCCCAGGACCCAGCAGCCAGCTCTGCTGCGTCTCATCCAGCGGCCGCGACAGCGCCGCCCTGTCGAAGTCGTGCAAGTTCCTGCTTCGGTCATCGTCCGTGGCCGAATCGGCCGCAATCTCCAGCGACCCACCCCACGGATCCCTACCATACATACTCATTTCCGTCTGAAAGGCTCGTTCTTTAAGCTGGTTAAGAAGCCTAAAACAAAACCCACTCCAcagaagggaaaaaaaaaaaaagacgagtGAAGACGAAGTATGATGAAATGGGTTGCAGAGATTTGGGGTCTGAACTTGGAACACTGAATTCTGAAACAAGTTGTTCGTTCACCGAAAAGTATGAGTGGGCAATAATGGATTTGGAAACTTTCGGCTGTTAATTAGCTGTAATTTAATGGAGAGTCTCTGGTATCACGACTGCTGTCtgattataaattattaaagaaaTGGGATGATGATGGTGACAGTCTTGTGTCCGATTCTGCTTTCGATTTTCTGAGAGTTGTTTTGCATGTAATTAACTAACTTAATAACAGATTAATGGGTGTTTTTGTCTATGATTTAAGAATGTTCGGCCAGTCCCACTGCTTTGATACGCTTTCATTATCTTATGATGCACGCAAACTTATGAAAGAAAGATCATGTTTTTTGTTGGATTCAGTTAGCTATAGGGACTGACATTTCGgttttttattatatcaaataatttattatattataatagtatttttctttaaattttattttatctcatgtcatttcaatttaaatttttcataCCCAGTCACGAAGTGAACATTATGTTTTGAACATCTTGACGCTTCATATAAAACCGTACACAATAATCTCTCTAACATTCCACTTGGTTTTTCAGGTTGTGTCAGTTTTGGTCATGGAACACATATTGATTTCATAAGTATTTCAATGAGACGAGCACGTTCTCACACTTATATAGGTAATCTCCTTATAAAAGTATGTATCATACTCCATCTTTTCTAAGGTAAGGAATAATTAAAAGTACATTTTAACCTCACTAAATAGGTTGGTGAATCCACTCTTCGTTTTATGAATGGGAAGAGAATGATTCACGAGTGTTAACTCAAATTCTCATGATTTAGTTTTATTATTGAACCAAGATTTTGAGATCTTCAATCAACAATGTTGGATGTCCACTAGgaattttattttgtagattttaaTCTCATTCATATTGacaatttatacatttgatcTCTATTACCACCTCTTTACAACGGATCCGTTAAAGTTCTCATAAGATTTCACTCAATCAAATGTGATAAAACGAATAAAGATCAAGTTTTGCATGGTATTATATTTTCGACGTACATGTCTAGAATTACCATTATTCATTAAACTTTGTGCCCTATTTTAAGATGATATATCTAATTTAAGTTAGACATTCTCATGCTTCGAGATATTTATAGGACTTTATGAAAATTTGACGACTCATAATGAATCCCATCATTCTTCTTGTGTGGTTTCTTTAAGAATGTGGTTGACTCACAATACGACTCCCCCACCCCCCAAAAGCATAAATTTATCAACAtagcattcaaaattttatcaagAGTCTGAATCTTTATTTTGACCACTCTATTTGCTTTATTCAAGTATGGATCCATATGTTAATGTAAAATCAAATGGTACATCATATATTCTGTTTGTGTATTGTTTTCTCGTATCCGAGACGCAtgagaagtttaaaatttttattttgacatgAAAATCATGTTTGGTcactcgtatgattttaataaaaaaaatgactttTTATTGAATATTACCTTTAGTAAATCAATCACTTGAAACCAACTATTCTGGATTTTAAACTTATATAGATCTTCTATATCTCCCTAAGACCCTAACAATCAACTTGTATATGTCTTTCTTCAATCGTCAATATTAAGTCCATGATTAGTAgcttttttcttcttctataTCGCACTAGAGAAACTAGGATACTTGAGCGTTATGAATAAAAGAGAGGAAGACAACGTCACAGTGGTGTCACAGTGGTGCAACAGTGGTCTGCAGTGTTGAGAGTGGTAGTCAGTCGAGAGTTTTGTTCAAGAAACAAAGGTGGTCGAATTGTGCTATGTAGGAGAGAGAAAAATCTTGATTTGATTCTCAATCTTGATTGtgttatgttatcaaattttgataaaatgtatttatttagTCTAAACTCTATACTTAAAAAAATCTACATGAATTTTCTAGAATCTTATCTATGATTCTAATTGGGGGTTTTAACCAACTAGGACATCTGCTAGATATTGCTTGATTACGAAACTCAGGAtcaacatttcaaaattcttaCTTAACGTTTGATCATGATACTCCAGTCTAATGATTCAAAACTTCTACTGGGTGTCTAGTCTAACTAAAACTCCTACTAATTAGAGTTTCATTATGATACTCCAAACTTAATTCATCAAAAAATCCATGATTGTGGTTTCATTTCAATTATGATCTACAATCAGATATCATTGATTTGACGAGTATAAATCTATCGTTATCATAATGTAAAGTCAAATTTTTCGAAAACACCAAGTCAAAGGTCAAAGTTTATAAAAGTCAATCAATCAAAAGTCAACGTGTTCAAAATCAACTAATCAAAGTCAACTTGGTCAGAATAAACTTAGTCATAGTCAACTATCCACTTACTCAAAATTGGAAGCTATCAATTTTGGAACAACTTCACAAAATTTAGAAAGGTGTTCTCTCCTCACAATTTATTAGTCATGCTAACTCTCAAAACTTGAAACATGTAATCTGCTTATAAACTCTTTACAAGCCAAATATTTGATCTTCATAgtatatgtgatgttgtgtaccacgTTTCATTGGTAAAGATATTGAGATGTCCAACCATACATGATGAGTGCTCATATGATGGGTCACTGAACAACACTCCCACAAACTTTTCAAGTTATTATTTATCCAATGGATAAGTATATAGTTATAGTTGTAGATCATTAGTCTTTAGGACCCAAGACAAACAAGAGGTTCTATGCATTAGTGTTGCACTTTGACTTTTTTACCGACTGTTGAGGGTCATCATGTGGCGCTATTCGGTGTATTGTCGACAAACATAGGATCCAGTGCATTGTaatcgggaattcaccgctcataTACAAGTATTGATATCTTATGTAATCTGATAAGTTAATAGTGTAGGAAATCTATAGCCAAAGTATGAGATGTGTTTTTGGGTAAAGTGGTTCCTTAGTTGCACATGTGATGCAACTATTGTGAGAACCCGCTTTTCCAACAGCAGCTAGCATTTTCAGCAGCTAGCAATATTAAGCAGCAATGTGAAAATTTCAGCAGAAGATAGTAAATCCAGCAGCAACTAATAATTCAGAAGATAGTATTTTTCCAACAGACAGAATCCAGTAGATAGAGTCCAGCAGGCAGAATCCAGCGGCAGAAGGATTCAGTAGCGAGATTTCAGCAGATAGCTACTAATTCATcttatgacttgtaactgaagcatttaacATGGAATAAAGGCCGTTAATGGCAGATTATGGTCATTAATTGGAAGGCCAACAGTCagaatttggcctataaatatcaCCCTCAATCTCTGAAATTGTtgttacacaaatcttgagtGATCACTTGAATTTTAGAGCTAAGAGAGTGCCTATTTTCGAgctgtaaaatccagtagcAAGAACAAGCAGATTCCAGACTTCAACAACCGAAACTTCTAGCAAATtacagtaagtgggcttatgtataaatatcttgaaaacaGTTTGATAATTTCTGTGTTAAAGCAAAGTTTCTGTatgtttgatttctgatatctgatttttgaagcactgaaacctagtgaactaattgtaagaatatatattctgaacattactgatttctgatttctgatttctggcatcaccccttagaggagagaacatataggagACTGAAATCAGTTTAGTCATGAAATTCACTAtcgtgctcagtgcttactaatTCTTATTTCTGTTCTGAATCCTGTTAATACTGAATTCTGATTCCTATTCTGAAAGTAAGAGTTTTCTTTATATTACTTGTATTACTGCTTCTGTTAAAAATAGTTTTTGGAAAACTGGGATATTATTCCCGCCCTCGCTTACTaagtgacgaccatatcactcacctaccaaacccatctcagataagaatcCGGAAGAAATgctagaagaagaagagcagattcagttctggggctggtgaagaagactgttgttTTTCTCAGTTTTAGTTATGTTTATTCCGCTGCATCTGTTAAGATATTGTCATATATGGTTTTACATTTtcgctgtaaaacattattatttgagcTTGTATCAGATAATgtaatattcagtattatgaataaaaatactGGTTTTTGAAttctgtacttctgaggcttgttgttttcaaatgtaaatttgagagcaatgCAGATGTCGACCAACCCCGTCCCTGAGACGTGACAttgaagtggtatcagagcaaaccAGGTTTCATAATCTGGGGAGGAGGAACTAGAAATAATAAGTTCTGATATACTACCTGAGTTTTGAAAATAGACTACTAAAATAGACTGCTGAAAAGATAGACTAACTACGTACAGTTAGGAAAATCAGTAAGAGAAACAAAGCAGAACGTAATAGAGTTCTGAGTGTTTCAGAAGAATGTCTGAAAAcagtagaaaaaaaataaaaaaattcagtagACCAAAACCAGTAGACCGAATATCAGTAGCAGAAGAACCGATGTGTGAAACCAGAACCAATAGATGGAAATCAGTAGGTCTGAATGCAGAAGACTTGGTCAGTAGACCAGAATGCAGCAGACTGATTTTAACAGTGCTGGACAGCAGCAGACTTGGTTGCAGTAGCATCCGAATTTCAGTAGGAAGTGAATTCCAGCAGGCGCATGCAGTAGGCCTTGCAAATGGTATGGAAGTTGAGATGTTTTTCACGAAAACTTCAAACGGCCATAACTTTTGATCCATGAAGAATTTTGACTATTAAAAGATACCGTTGGAAAGCTCTCGACGAGGATAACCTAACCTAGAACCATTCAATTGTTCTAGCACCGCCGACAAACCCCAAAATCCTTCTTTTAGATAGTGATATTATCATTTccgtaaaaattttctatttttcaaaattttgagaaattttcaTTTCCAAACGGCTTAGTATTTTTGCACCAAATTTGGCACACTTCATGTTCTTGATGTGGaggatttttagtaaatttttcacATCATTCTAAGATCAAAAAATTTTTGAGCTATCTTCTATTACTTGTTATAAGCTGTACTGATTTTGTTCATTCCAGTATTTGTCTATAACTCGACCTGATCATTTTTTAACATTCACTTTCATGATTTGGATGTAGGATATGGCTGACCAGAGTAGCTACGTTAAGAGCTTAGAAAAGAAGATAGAGAAACTCAAGTGGCATAACTACTGCTTAGAGCTGGACAAAGATGAATTACAGCGTAGAGCAGATTGCTTAAGAGATGATGTTCAACGTTATGCTCACTATCTGCATGAAGCAGAAGAGAGGAATAGGAAGGCTCAAGAAGAGTTCGAAACCTCTCAAGAGACCGTTGCAGAGTTCATCGAGTTACGTGATAACTTGATTGAGAAGATCCAAGTGCTTAAGGATCAAAATCACCAACTTGTGCTCCAGCATAACCAATATTGTGAGCAAGCTGATGTTCAGATTCATGATTTGCAGAACACTGTTGAAGTTCTTAGCGACCAGAATGCAGTTCTACATGGTCATATTGAACATCTAGAAACAGTAATAGACAACCATGAAGTCGAACCCGAGGACGATCtcgaagaggaagaagaaatcGAAGAGGATCCTATGGATTTGGGAATAGGAGAAGTGATAGATTAGACTATCAGTAGTTGTTTTCTTTGTAATAATACTTGTTCCAATTGCATTTCTGTTAGCATTTCGAATTTCAGTTGTAATTGCACTTTcgtgagaaatcaataaaatttatttctatccattggtttcatatttaaattttgagcaATTACTTAATCGTTTTGCTTCTTTTGATTAGACCATATTCTGCCAAAAACCTTAGAACTTTCATATTGTAGGAAATGGACGGAAGACCTGTAAGAAACAATCGCAACCCTCGTTACAATAACCGCAACAATAATCGCAACGACGAGGATGCACAACAACCACCGCCCGCAGTTGGCCTCAGTCAAGTGGATTTGATGGCTATAGCCACAATTGTGGCAACCACGCTGCAAGGGTTTGTCAATCCAAATGCTAATcagccaccaccaccacctcaaGCTCAGAATGGGACTAAGCACCACTTTGAGTCTCTCAGAAGAGCCAGAGTCCCAAACTTCGACGGAAGCTTGGATCTTGAGGTCGGACAGAATTGGATGAAGGAGGTGGAGAATCATCTTCGGCTACTTGAGGTTGCACAAGAGATCAGGGTAGATGTGATTACACATTTTCTTGTGGATAAAGCAGCCAAATGGTGGGAAGGAGTCTCGCCGGCTATGTTAGGGACGGGACCTATCACTTGGCAAAGGTTCCGAGAGGCATTTCTGAGGCAGTACTTCCCAACAGCAATTCGAGTGCAGAAGCTGTCAGAATTTGAAAACTCGGTTCAAGAACCAAACATGACAGTGGTGGAGTATTCATCCAAGTTCCACTCATTGGGAACTTACTCTCCAACCATCATGGGAGACGAAGCCTTGAAGATAAATCGCTTCAAGAAGGGATTGAACAACCGCATTCAATCTGCCCTTACGGTTATGGAGCCCAatagttttgatgaattgatggGAGCCGCCATCAGGGCTGAGAATGACATCAAGAGACGTGAAGGTGAGAACAAACTCAAATGTCCTCAGTCAAGCCAGTACGACCCGGG
Proteins encoded in this region:
- the LOC140967734 gene encoding endoglucanase 25-like codes for the protein MSMYGRDPWGGSLEIAADSATDDDRSRNLHDFDRAALSRPLDETQQSWLLGPGEQKKKRYVDLGCIIVSRKIFLWTVGVILGVGLLAGFISLIVKTVPRHHHRPPPPDNYTLALQKALMFFNAQRSGKLPKHNNVSWRGNSCVNDGKSDSSTIFKDLAGGYYDAGDAIKFNFPQSFAMTMLSWSVIEYSAKYEAAGELNHVKEIIKWGTDYFLKTFNSTADTIDRIVAQVVNSTIFFRAVYRHFILCFMTCLLVVFFLVYAHITTVTRETGSS